A single window of Vigna radiata var. radiata cultivar VC1973A chromosome 4, Vradiata_ver6, whole genome shotgun sequence DNA harbors:
- the LOC106759482 gene encoding V-type proton ATPase subunit C has product MASRYWAVSLPVHNSASQLWNQIQERISKHSFDTPLYRFNIPNLRVGTLDSLLSLSDDLAKSNNFVEGVTHKIRRQIEELQRVSGLDSGGLTVDGVPVDSYLTRFVWDEAKYPTMSPLKEIVEGIHSQVAKIEDDLKVRVSEYNNIRSQLNAINRKQTGSLAVRDLSNLVKPEDIITSENLTTLLAIVSKYSQKDWLSSYETLTNYVVPRSSKKLYEDNEYALYTVTLFSRVADNFRTSAREKGFQIRDFEYSQETHENRKQELDKLVQDQERLKASLLQWCFTSYGEVFSSWMHFCAVRLFAESILRYGLPPSFLACVLAPSVKSEKKVRSILEALCDSTNSAYWKIEDDVGTGMVGLAGDSDAHPYVSFTINLA; this is encoded by the exons ATGGCGAGTAGGTACTGGGCAGTGTCTCTTCCCGTCCACAACTCCGCATCTCAACTCTGGAACCAAATTCAAGAACGAATCTCCAAACATTCCTTCGACACTCCTCTCTACCGA TTCAATATCCCTAACCTCCGCGTTGGAACCCTAGATTCTCTGCTCTCTCTCAGTGATGACCTCGCCAAG TCGAACAATTTCGTGGAAGGAGTGACGCACAAGATCAGGCGCCAGATTGAGGAGCTCCAAAGAGTTTCTGGTTTGGACAGTGGCGGCCTCACCGTTGACGGTGTCCCCGTCGATTCCTACTTGACTAG ATTTGTTTGGGATGAAGCCAAGTACCCCACCATGTCGCCTTTGAAGGAGATCGTGGAAGGTATTCACAGTCAAGTGGCAAAGATTGAGGATGATCTCAAG GTTCGTGTTTCTGAGTATAACAATATTCGTAGTCAGCTTAATGCTATCAACCGAAAGCAAACTGGAAG CTTAGCAGTCCGTGATCTTTCCAACTTGGTTAAGCCAGAGGACATTATTACTTCAGAAAATTTAACTACCCTCCTTGCAATTGTTTCCAAGTATTCACAGAAGGACTGGCTTTCAAGCTACGAAACATTGACAAATTATGTG GTCCCCAGGTCTTCTAAGAAGTTGTACGAGGACAACGAATATGCTCTGTATACTGTAACACTCTTTAGTCGAGTTGCAGATAATTTTAGAACTAGTGCACGGGAAAAAGGGTTCCAA ATTCGTGACTTTGAATACAGTCAAGAAACACACGAGAACCGAAAGCAAGAGTTAGATAAATTGGTACAAGATCAGGAAAGACTGAAGGCTTCTCTGTTGCAATGGTGCTTTACCAGTTATGGAGAg GTTTTCAGTTCCTGGATGCACTTTTGTGCTGTGCGTTTATTTGCCGAGAGCATTCTGAGATATGGTCTGCCACCATCTTTCTTG GCATGCGTTTTGGCTCCGTCTGTGAAATCTGAGAAGAAAGTGCGCTCTATCCTTGAAGCGTTATGTGATAGTACAAACAG TGCATACTGGAAGATTGAGGATGACGTAGGTACTGGGATGGTTGGCCTTGCAGGTGATTCCGATGCTCACCCTTATGTTTCTTTCACTATCAATCTTGCTTGA